The proteins below are encoded in one region of Candidatus Cloacimonadota bacterium:
- a CDS encoding polyprenol monophosphomannose synthase, translated as DDNSPDGTAGIVKDIMKTNSKVHLLEREKKMGLGSAYIAGFKYAIQNKYDYIFEMDADFSHNPDKLPELLNAIKTNDLVIGSRYITGVNVINWSPRRLVLSLMASKYVRIITRMPIKDPTAGFKCFRREVLEAIDLDNVLSDGYSFQIEVNYKVWKKGFRIKEVPIIFVERQSGKSKMSKKIVKEAIFIVWKLRIFPKYWAKRRRKHLKKRNA; from the coding sequence GATGATAACTCTCCTGATGGAACAGCAGGAATTGTAAAAGATATTATGAAAACAAATTCTAAAGTCCACCTTTTAGAGAGAGAAAAGAAGATGGGCTTAGGCAGTGCATATATTGCTGGATTCAAGTATGCCATACAGAATAAATATGATTATATTTTTGAAATGGATGCAGACTTTTCACATAATCCTGACAAATTACCCGAACTTCTTAATGCTATAAAGACCAATGACTTGGTAATCGGCTCAAGATATATAACTGGAGTAAATGTAATAAATTGGTCTCCACGTCGTTTAGTATTAAGTCTTATGGCATCAAAATATGTACGGATAATAACCAGAATGCCAATAAAAGACCCCACTGCAGGATTCAAATGCTTTCGCAGAGAAGTTTTAGAAGCAATAGATCTGGATAATGTTCTTTCTGATGGCTATTCATTTCAGATAGAAGTAAATTACAAAGTCTGGAAGAAGGGCTTTCGTATTAAAGAAGTCCCAATTATATTTGTTGAACGGCAAAGCGGAAAATCTAAAATGTCAAAAAAGATTGTAAAAGAAGCAATCTTTATTGTTTGGAAGTTAAGGATATTTCCAAAATATTGGGCAAAAAGACGAAGAAAACATTTAAAGAAAAGAAACGCTTAA
- a CDS encoding 3-deoxy-D-manno-octulosonic acid transferase, translating to MDWPLIMLFYNFIITLLFILLGPYFLIRLITKNKDWKWRLGFGKYPQTNKKKIWIHASSVGEINGLTSLINKISTEQKDCFVYLSTMTLTGQERAKKIALKHHQNIFPFLFPLDIPWIMIIILTKIKPKLLILTETEIWPVLICYAKKMGCKVLLINARLSERSVKNYKKFQVLFDEVISKIDLISAQSKTDKDRFRKFGNRNVKINGNLKFALSLPEFDFDKIKDNWKIKSNFVITFGSSRPKEEELVVDLHKFLIAQEVKHQIILAPRHLNRLPEVEKLLKANDLNYEKLSEIKSRYDILLIDRMGELTKAYSISNLAVIGGSFYDFGGHNPLEAAYFSKPILMGKFHQSCRKTVEILLRYNAIEIVDKDDLNQKIMYLCKHPEIRKKMGNAAKMVMERNKDSLEKTLKAIERYL from the coding sequence GTGGATTGGCCACTAATTATGCTTTTCTACAATTTTATTATCACACTATTATTTATACTTTTGGGACCATATTTTCTCATCCGATTAATTACAAAAAACAAAGATTGGAAATGGCGACTTGGTTTTGGAAAATATCCACAAACTAATAAGAAAAAAATCTGGATTCATGCTTCATCTGTTGGAGAGATAAACGGTTTAACTTCTTTGATAAATAAAATTTCCACCGAACAAAAGGACTGTTTTGTTTATCTATCTACAATGACATTAACAGGCCAGGAACGAGCAAAAAAGATAGCTTTGAAACATCATCAAAATATATTTCCATTTCTTTTTCCACTGGATATTCCCTGGATTATGATAATAATTTTGACTAAAATAAAACCAAAGTTACTTATTCTAACAGAAACAGAAATTTGGCCTGTTCTTATTTGTTATGCTAAAAAGATGGGATGTAAAGTCTTGTTGATAAATGCTCGTTTGTCTGAGAGGTCTGTGAAAAACTACAAAAAATTCCAGGTGCTTTTTGATGAGGTAATCAGTAAAATAGACCTTATCTCTGCTCAATCAAAAACGGATAAAGATAGATTTAGGAAGTTTGGAAATAGGAATGTTAAAATAAATGGCAATTTGAAATTTGCACTTTCTTTACCTGAATTTGACTTTGATAAAATTAAAGACAACTGGAAAATAAAATCTAATTTTGTAATTACTTTCGGAAGCAGCCGACCAAAAGAAGAGGAATTAGTTGTGGATTTGCATAAATTTCTAATCGCACAGGAAGTCAAACATCAAATTATTCTTGCTCCGCGTCATTTGAACAGATTACCTGAGGTTGAAAAACTATTAAAAGCCAATGATTTAAACTATGAAAAATTGTCTGAGATTAAAAGTAGATATGATATTCTTTTGATTGACAGAATGGGGGAGTTGACAAAAGCATATTCAATTTCAAATTTGGCAGTAATTGGTGGAAGTTTTTATGATTTTGGTGGTCATAATCCACTTGAAGCAGCTTATTTCAGCAAGCCGATTTTGATGGGAAAATTTCATCAGAGTTGTAGAAAAACAGTTGAAATATTATTGAGATATAACGCTATTGAGATTGTTGATAAAGATGATTTAAATCAAAAAATTATGTATTTATGTAAACATCCTGAAATAAGAAAGAAAATGGGAAACGCTGCTAAAATGGTAATGGAAAGAAACAAAGATTCATTAGAAAAAACATTAAAAGCAATTGAAAGATATTTATAA
- a CDS encoding CehA/McbA family metallohydrolase, protein MLNFLPIILYPEIHYHLGLIYPLYFRRLPEIIADLPYRINIKRESSIPILLIIKDAHKFPILLNQVIITILSKEINIQKEIKLNLSLQDKYFSKIITLDIPDIDISQSAEITITFYITRVKDGREFVIKNDDLPGLHNKLNTFLSREPLPSLPDWYAGEPHFHSNFTEDQAEFGADVNSAVKLAKRMDIDWLFITDHSYDLDDEEDNYLKNDPELPKWKELKQTVKKVQTDEKFPVLFGEELSCGNLNNQNIHLLIVNNKNFISGFGDSAEKWLHNKPTFSLSKVCKMIDNNSLIIAAHPFETQFNPISKILLRRGIWTEKDITENNIQYLQIINRSSRWAIAKAKKKWINLLLNGYKTIILAGNDAHGYFNIKREVGIPFISLFASRNQIFGNFKTYFKSNCKITSENFINEFRKNRIIVSNGPFVTFTINDFEIGADVKYSDNYECKIRALSSSEFGHINRVLVYYGIKKGNKEKLEKSWKISNYNFAESIRLSNNNQSYFRVEIYTDKKKFCWTNPIWVKK, encoded by the coding sequence ATGTTAAATTTTTTACCAATAATTCTCTATCCTGAGATACATTACCATCTTGGACTGATATATCCATTATATTTTAGAAGATTGCCAGAAATTATTGCTGATTTGCCGTATAGAATAAATATAAAAAGAGAATCCTCAATACCTATTTTACTAATAATTAAGGATGCCCATAAATTCCCAATTTTGTTAAATCAGGTTATTATTACAATTCTATCTAAAGAGATAAACATACAAAAAGAAATTAAACTAAACCTTTCACTTCAAGATAAATATTTTAGCAAGATTATTACTTTAGATATTCCAGATATAGATATTTCACAATCAGCAGAAATAACAATTACTTTTTACATAACCCGTGTTAAAGACGGCAGAGAATTCGTAATCAAAAATGATGATTTGCCAGGTCTTCATAATAAGTTAAATACATTTCTCAGTAGAGAACCTCTTCCCTCGCTCCCAGATTGGTATGCGGGGGAGCCGCACTTTCATTCTAATTTTACAGAAGACCAGGCTGAGTTTGGGGCTGATGTTAATTCTGCCGTGAAACTGGCAAAGAGAATGGACATTGATTGGCTTTTCATCACTGACCATTCATATGACCTTGATGATGAAGAAGATAATTATCTGAAAAATGACCCTGAATTGCCTAAATGGAAAGAGTTAAAGCAAACCGTTAAGAAAGTCCAAACAGATGAAAAATTTCCTGTCTTGTTTGGAGAAGAGCTCTCTTGTGGAAATCTAAATAATCAAAATATTCACCTCTTAATTGTTAATAATAAAAATTTTATTAGCGGATTTGGAGATAGTGCTGAGAAATGGCTTCACAATAAGCCAACTTTTTCTTTATCAAAAGTGTGTAAAATGATTGATAATAATTCCTTAATTATCGCTGCACATCCATTTGAAACTCAATTCAATCCTATTAGTAAAATACTTCTACGACGAGGAATATGGACAGAAAAAGATATTACAGAAAATAATATTCAATACCTTCAAATAATAAATCGTTCAAGTAGGTGGGCAATTGCAAAAGCAAAAAAGAAATGGATTAATCTTTTGTTAAATGGTTATAAGACAATAATATTAGCAGGGAATGATGCACATGGATATTTTAATATTAAACGAGAAGTTGGAATTCCATTCATCTCACTTTTTGCTTCCAGAAATCAAATCTTTGGGAATTTTAAAACATATTTTAAATCTAATTGTAAGATAACCTCAGAAAATTTTATTAATGAATTTAGAAAAAATCGGATTATCGTTTCTAATGGTCCTTTTGTAACTTTCACAATCAATGACTTTGAAATCGGTGCAGATGTAAAATATTCAGATAATTATGAATGCAAAATTAGAGCATTATCATCCTCTGAATTTGGGCACATTAATAGAGTATTGGTTTATTACGGAATTAAAAAAGGAAATAAAGAAAAACTTGAAAAAAGCTGGAAAATTTCTAATTATAATTTTGCTGAATCTATTAGATTAAGCAATAATAATCAATCCTATTTCCGGGTAGAAATTTATACTGATAAGAAAAAATTTTGCTGGACCAATCCTATTTGGGTAAAGAAATAA
- a CDS encoding FlgD immunoglobulin-like domain containing protein, with amino-acid sequence MNFRGDLYVGDNGMPWIPPYVPNATFRSYLTFLLDSLNVSRIDSVKLRLRGYYHGNDTLYVWPIWDIPNGDTIKLCIDHVDYGDYLDVGDWTAGNPGDPQTLQSKFCFITPEHQNPEHYFFIDVTDAILNDIHNQRDKSQFRIRFEISTDMDSLCDDVVFTYYNTTSIKDRPHLLIYYHDSTAVEHQYELSTNQILLENYPNPFNQETTIQYQLPSNIKNSFLEIFNIKGQLVKTIVNEHKEKGYYTEIWDGRNDNGKKLANGIYFYKIKIEGKSRVKKMLLLR; translated from the coding sequence GTGAATTTTAGAGGCGATCTGTATGTTGGTGATAATGGTATGCCATGGATTCCGCCTTATGTTCCTAATGCTACTTTTAGATCTTACCTAACTTTCTTACTTGATAGTTTAAATGTTAGTAGAATTGACTCAGTTAAGTTGAGATTGAGAGGATATTATCATGGAAATGATACACTTTATGTCTGGCCTATCTGGGATATTCCTAATGGTGATACCATAAAATTATGTATTGACCATGTAGATTATGGTGATTATCTTGATGTAGGAGATTGGACAGCAGGTAATCCTGGTGACCCACAAACTCTACAATCTAAATTCTGCTTTATTACCCCTGAACATCAGAATCCTGAACATTACTTTTTTATTGATGTTACCGATGCCATTCTAAATGATATTCACAATCAGAGAGATAAAAGTCAATTTAGGATAAGATTTGAAATTTCTACCGATATGGATAGTTTATGTGATGATGTCGTATTTACTTATTATAATACTACAAGTATAAAAGATAGACCTCATCTATTAATTTATTATCACGATTCTACAGCAGTAGAGCACCAGTATGAATTATCAACTAATCAGATTTTGTTAGAAAATTATCCTAATCCTTTCAATCAGGAAACAACAATTCAATATCAATTACCATCTAATATAAAAAACTCATTTCTAGAGATCTTTAACATCAAAGGTCAATTAGTAAAAACTATTGTAAATGAGCATAAAGAAAAAGGTTATTATACAGAAATCTGGGATGGTAGAAATGACAATGGCAAGAAACTGGCAAATGGCATTTACTTCTATAAGATAAAGATTGAAGGCAAATCAAGGGTAAAAAAGATGCTATTACTGCGCTAA
- a CDS encoding YitT family protein, which translates to MKTKIKTIIDYLFITAGAMIMSLSLVSFLSPNKIAAGGVSGLAIVFHHIFKIPIGITMLIFNIPLFLIGIKYLGKRFGIRTLFGMIIFSLFTDFFDKILHFQAITDEPLLASLYGGLLIGVGLGIIFKVRGSTGGSDIVAQIFSHKGIMSAGNTFLLIDFIVISFAGISFQGIEYALWGFIGLYVSSRVIDVIISGLGYAKACYIISKKSEVIKDEIFDKMNRGVTFFKGKGAYLQEDRNIIFCIVTRREVAKLRNIVKITDPDAFVIIQNVHQVLGRGFKPRENIV; encoded by the coding sequence ATGAAAACAAAGATTAAGACAATAATTGATTACCTTTTTATCACTGCTGGAGCAATGATAATGAGCTTGTCATTAGTATCATTTCTTTCACCAAACAAGATAGCGGCTGGTGGAGTAAGTGGTTTGGCAATTGTATTTCATCATATTTTTAAAATACCTATTGGAATTACGATGTTAATTTTTAATATACCTCTTTTTCTAATTGGTATTAAGTATTTAGGAAAACGATTTGGAATTCGTACATTATTTGGGATGATAATTTTTTCATTATTTACAGATTTTTTTGATAAGATATTACACTTTCAGGCTATTACTGATGAACCATTACTTGCTTCACTTTATGGAGGGCTTCTAATAGGTGTTGGATTGGGGATTATCTTTAAAGTGCGAGGTTCAACAGGTGGTTCAGATATTGTGGCACAGATATTCAGCCATAAAGGGATAATGAGCGCAGGTAATACTTTCCTTTTAATTGATTTTATTGTTATCAGTTTTGCAGGTATATCATTTCAGGGAATTGAATATGCTCTCTGGGGTTTTATTGGACTCTATGTTTCAAGCAGAGTTATTGATGTGATTATTTCTGGTTTAGGTTATGCTAAAGCCTGTTATATAATTTCAAAGAAGTCTGAGGTAATTAAAGATGAAATTTTTGATAAAATGAATCGCGGAGTAACTTTTTTTAAAGGCAAAGGTGCATATCTACAAGAGGATAGGAATATTATCTTTTGCATTGTTACAAGAAGAGAGGTTGCGAAATTAAGAAATATAGTAAAAATAACTGATCCCGATGCTTTTGTGATAATTCAAAATGTCCATCAAGTGTTGGGAAGAGGATTTAAACCAAGAGAAAATATAGTTTGA
- a CDS encoding pyridoxine 5'-phosphate synthase: MIKLGVNIDHIATIRQARKTTEPDPVEAAFIAEKNGADQITIHLREDRRHIQDRDLRILRETIQTRLNLEMAPTDEMVSIAKAIHPDSVTLVPEKREEVTTEGGLNVDIKGLEKKIVELKSAKIKVNLFIDPDVELIKKSKKLGADTVELHTGYFANSKTKKDIKNEVERIKDAAHTAKKLDLYVAAGHGITYFNIHHLKGITEIEEYNIGHTIISRAVFVGLGQAIREMKALIG; the protein is encoded by the coding sequence ATGATAAAATTAGGCGTAAATATTGACCACATCGCAACGATTCGTCAGGCAAGAAAGACTACCGAGCCTGACCCTGTGGAAGCAGCGTTTATTGCAGAAAAGAATGGTGCCGACCAGATAACAATACATTTGCGTGAAGACAGACGGCACATTCAGGATAGAGACTTACGAATATTGAGAGAAACAATTCAAACGCGATTAAATTTGGAAATGGCACCGACAGATGAAATGGTTAGTATCGCTAAAGCTATTCATCCTGATTCCGTTACATTAGTTCCTGAAAAAAGAGAAGAAGTAACAACTGAAGGTGGTCTTAATGTTGATATTAAAGGACTTGAGAAAAAAATAGTTGAACTTAAATCTGCTAAAATAAAAGTAAACCTGTTTATTGACCCGGATGTTGAACTAATTAAAAAATCAAAAAAATTAGGTGCAGATACTGTTGAACTTCATACAGGATATTTTGCTAATTCTAAAACGAAGAAAGATATAAAAAATGAAGTTGAAAGAATTAAGGATGCAGCACATACTGCTAAAAAATTAGATTTATATGTTGCTGCTGGTCACGGAATAACTTATTTTAATATTCATCATTTGAAAGGTATCACTGAAATTGAAGAGTATAATATTGGACATACAATTATTTCAAGAGCAGTTTTTGTTGGACTCGGTCAAGCTATTAGAGAAATGAAAGCATTAATAGGCTAA
- a CDS encoding type II toxin-antitoxin system PemK/MazF family toxin translates to MNRGEIWLINLEPTLGKEIKKTRPTVIVNDDAIGILPLRVIVPITEWKERYSIAPWMVKLTPDSKNNLEKISSADCFQVRSVSKERFVKKIGALSADIMKKITNALALVLAIEQ, encoded by the coding sequence ATGAATAGAGGAGAAATTTGGCTAATTAACTTAGAACCAACACTGGGAAAAGAAATTAAAAAAACAAGACCTACGGTGATTGTAAATGATGACGCTATCGGGATTCTTCCTTTAAGAGTAATTGTTCCTATTACTGAATGGAAAGAGCGGTATTCAATTGCTCCTTGGATGGTTAAACTTACTCCAGATTCTAAAAATAATCTTGAGAAAATTTCATCTGCGGATTGTTTTCAAGTGCGGTCAGTATCAAAGGAAAGATTTGTGAAAAAAATTGGAGCTTTATCTGCTGATATAATGAAGAAAATTACTAATGCATTAGCTTTGGTATTGGCTATTGAACAGTGA
- a CDS encoding TIGR03960 family B12-binding radical SAM protein: MISTVLGILCQNISNPEKPHLAGVIKTGIRNNVQQVDISNFLYYVKKPGRYSDNELNTKQKRISDKTLNFVLAFPDLYEVGLCHLGLKILYTILNREQKFAADRVYAPDIDLANILRKNNIPLFSIEDKIPINQFDAIGFTLQYELSYTNILMMLELSNIPVFAEERGDDSPLIIAGGPGAFNPEPLSDFFDVFVIGDGEDVILRLANCLLQNKNASKNEKLLKLAQLKGIYIPKFYKQVENYNGCYIVPKTKNVSSKIEKNIFIDFDDPEKIHSPQLVPLVDVIHNRLSVEIMRGCSRGCRFCQAGMIYRPVRERDEKVIEEIVKKEIQLNGWDEISLSSLSSSDYSAIKTLTINLNKFLPKTCTSLSLPSLRIDTFNKNLSKLITNLSGSNLTFAPEAGTQKLRDKINKQINEDDILSSIKSAISFGLRTIKLYFMVGLPFETDNDIVAIVNLIEKIFKLHPYKAVKINVSISAFVPKPFTPFQWCAQDKKENLIQKVRFIKNYFKANKKVRIKYHSIEHSILEAVISRGDRKVGKLIYDAYKNGAIFDAWSEHFEYSRWTKSAQKNNINFENYTGLKEFNKKLCWSHIDCGIKEDFLQKEYERSKEGKTSPDCRHYECQDCGVCLKTPPKYVQNKIVVNSVPPSQKIKNNLPISKFRIFYEKGKALRFFSHRNLLNMIYKIIRRSCLPIYFTKGFRPNPKISLCPPLSLGLIGCNEFFEISLTKKIKEPKILDKLKFNLPKGFRLKKVESLSNFSKKISNFQNELVRVSSKENFNWNDRIVYFKNHSHFIQKKERKINLKEVVSDMKLQQNGVLINKKISGAGVFDILDKVFHYPMDEIDKLKIERIRIF; this comes from the coding sequence ATGATAAGCACAGTCCTTGGTATATTATGCCAAAATATATCAAATCCAGAAAAACCGCACCTGGCAGGAGTTATAAAAACCGGCATAAGGAACAATGTGCAACAGGTAGATATTAGCAATTTTTTATACTATGTAAAAAAACCGGGAAGATATTCAGATAATGAACTAAACACTAAGCAGAAGAGGATTTCAGATAAGACTTTAAATTTTGTTTTGGCTTTTCCAGACCTTTATGAAGTTGGTTTGTGTCATCTCGGTTTGAAAATTCTCTATACAATATTAAATAGGGAACAAAAATTTGCTGCAGATAGAGTCTATGCACCAGACATAGACTTAGCCAATATCTTACGCAAAAATAATATACCTCTATTTTCCATAGAAGATAAAATCCCAATTAATCAGTTTGATGCCATTGGATTTACTCTACAATACGAACTTTCATATACAAATATTTTAATGATGCTTGAGTTAAGCAATATTCCAGTCTTTGCAGAAGAAAGAGGAGATGATTCGCCACTCATTATTGCTGGAGGACCCGGCGCTTTTAATCCAGAACCACTTTCAGATTTTTTTGATGTATTTGTTATTGGAGATGGTGAAGATGTAATACTTAGATTAGCAAATTGTTTATTACAAAATAAAAATGCAAGCAAAAATGAAAAACTTCTTAAACTCGCTCAGCTAAAAGGAATCTATATACCGAAATTTTACAAACAAGTAGAAAATTATAACGGATGTTATATCGTTCCAAAAACCAAAAATGTTTCATCAAAAATTGAGAAGAACATCTTTATTGATTTTGATGATCCGGAAAAAATTCATTCACCACAATTAGTTCCTTTGGTTGATGTAATTCATAACCGCCTTTCTGTGGAGATTATGCGTGGTTGTAGCAGAGGCTGTAGATTCTGCCAGGCCGGAATGATTTACCGACCTGTAAGAGAGAGAGATGAAAAAGTTATTGAAGAAATAGTCAAAAAAGAAATTCAATTGAATGGCTGGGATGAGATTTCACTTAGTTCACTTTCCAGTTCAGATTATTCTGCTATTAAAACTCTAACCATTAATTTGAACAAATTTTTGCCAAAAACCTGCACTTCATTATCTCTTCCCTCTTTGCGAATAGATACTTTTAATAAAAATCTTTCTAAATTAATTACAAATCTATCGGGCAGTAATTTAACATTTGCACCAGAGGCTGGAACACAAAAATTGCGGGATAAAATTAACAAGCAAATAAATGAAGATGACATTCTTTCATCTATTAAATCAGCAATATCTTTTGGACTGCGAACGATTAAATTATACTTTATGGTTGGTCTTCCATTTGAAACCGATAATGACATTGTAGCAATTGTTAATTTGATAGAAAAAATATTCAAACTTCATCCTTATAAAGCAGTAAAAATAAATGTCAGTATTTCAGCTTTCGTGCCTAAACCATTCACACCTTTCCAGTGGTGTGCTCAGGATAAAAAGGAAAATCTGATACAAAAAGTCCGATTTATCAAAAATTACTTTAAGGCTAACAAAAAGGTTAGAATAAAATACCATTCAATTGAGCACTCTATTCTTGAAGCAGTTATATCAAGAGGAGATAGAAAGGTTGGAAAATTGATTTACGACGCATACAAAAATGGAGCAATATTTGATGCATGGAGTGAGCATTTTGAGTATTCTCGCTGGACAAAATCCGCACAAAAAAATAACATAAATTTTGAAAACTATACAGGCTTAAAGGAATTTAACAAAAAGCTTTGCTGGAGTCATATTGATTGTGGAATTAAAGAAGATTTTCTGCAAAAGGAATATGAAAGGTCAAAAGAAGGAAAAACCAGCCCGGATTGTCGGCATTACGAGTGTCAGGATTGCGGAGTCTGCTTAAAAACCCCACCAAAATATGTGCAAAATAAAATAGTTGTGAACTCAGTTCCACCATCACAAAAAATCAAAAATAACTTGCCGATTTCTAAATTTAGAATATTTTATGAGAAAGGTAAGGCTCTACGCTTCTTCTCACATAGAAATTTGTTAAATATGATATACAAAATTATTCGTAGGAGTTGCCTCCCTATTTATTTCACAAAAGGTTTTAGACCAAATCCTAAAATCTCTTTATGCCCGCCATTAAGCCTTGGACTTATTGGCTGCAATGAATTTTTTGAAATTAGTTTAACGAAAAAGATTAAGGAGCCAAAAATCCTTGATAAACTAAAGTTTAATCTCCCTAAAGGTTTTCGTCTTAAAAAAGTAGAATCACTCTCTAATTTTTCCAAAAAAATCTCAAATTTCCAGAATGAATTGGTGAGAGTTTCTTCAAAAGAGAATTTTAACTGGAATGATAGAATTGTATATTTTAAAAATCATTCTCATTTTATCCAGAAAAAAGAGAGAAAAATAAATCTAAAAGAAGTAGTTTCAGATATGAAATTACAGCAAAATGGTGTTTTGATTAACAAAAAAATATCCGGAGCTGGAGTCTTTGATATCTTAGATAAAGTTTTTCATTATCCGATGGATGAAATAGATAAATTAAAAATTGAAAGAATAAGAATATTTTGA
- a CDS encoding helix-turn-helix domain-containing protein, with protein MTIKYSSMQYETVGEYLRNIREQKNISLDEISKSTKIKLHFLKAIEDEQIKDITDLAYARLTVLNYARYVGANLTETLNLFNKNIQKRPAKKVIGFRINKKEDYEKKILIPRIVFQVLILIIFVGALFGLGYYLHQKGELQRNIFKEPQKYLSEQEAAKESEMDKIKETLGDTTSIKQIEFKYKSEGSTFGGEEKLLKKYILNDKHSPWYIMPKYIKSRKTAPGRSYKNRHKEQCATGRY; from the coding sequence ATGACAATAAAATATTCTTCTATGCAATATGAGACTGTTGGAGAATACTTAAGAAATATCCGTGAGCAAAAAAATATTTCATTAGATGAAATATCAAAATCTACAAAAATTAAACTTCATTTTCTAAAAGCAATTGAGGATGAACAAATAAAAGACATAACAGATTTAGCATATGCCAGATTAACTGTGTTAAATTATGCAAGATATGTGGGTGCAAATTTAACCGAAACTCTAAATCTGTTTAATAAGAACATACAAAAAAGACCTGCAAAGAAAGTCATTGGATTTAGAATAAATAAGAAAGAAGATTATGAAAAAAAAATACTTATACCAAGAATTGTCTTTCAAGTTTTGATATTAATAATTTTTGTGGGCGCTCTTTTTGGACTCGGTTATTACCTTCACCAAAAAGGTGAACTGCAAAGAAATATTTTCAAAGAACCCCAAAAATATTTATCTGAACAAGAAGCTGCAAAAGAATCGGAAATGGATAAAATAAAAGAAACCTTGGGGGATACAACTTCAATTAAGCAAATAGAATTTAAATATAAATCCGAAGGATCCACCTTTGGTGGAGAAGAAAAATTATTAAAAAAATATATTTTAAATGATAAGCACAGTCCTTGGTATATTATGCCAAAATATATCAAATCCAGAAAAACCGCACCTGGCAGGAGTTATAAAAACCGGCATAAGGAACAATGTGCAACAGGTAGATATTAG
- the amrS gene encoding AmmeMemoRadiSam system radical SAM enzyme, whose protein sequence is MKKALYYKKLDDNKVQCELCPQMCVIPEGKTGICFGRRNIGGELFAENYGQTISISMDPIEKKPLYHFYPGRDILSIGPNGCNLRCIFCQNYHISQQISPTKKITPKELLKYCKQTNSIGVAYTYTEPIIWYEFIYDSAKLLHENGKVAVLVTNGTINEKPLKEILPLIDAMNIDLKAFTDEFYKKYCSGFLETVKNTIRISSQCIGTHIEITDLIIPDLNDSKEEIQNLVDFIADIDNEIPLHFSRYFPAYKLNKPLTPASTLQSAYEIAKKKLKYVYVGNINLTNTSDTFCPNCGELLIKRGGFYSETVNVNDENRCKNCNYLIKGVHLFD, encoded by the coding sequence ATGAAAAAAGCATTATATTACAAAAAGTTAGATGATAACAAAGTCCAATGTGAGTTATGTCCACAAATGTGTGTAATTCCCGAAGGAAAAACAGGTATTTGCTTTGGAAGAAGAAATATTGGTGGTGAATTATTTGCAGAAAACTATGGACAAACTATTTCAATTTCTATGGACCCTATTGAGAAAAAGCCATTATATCATTTTTATCCTGGAAGAGACATTTTGTCAATCGGACCAAATGGATGCAATCTTCGTTGTATATTCTGCCAAAATTATCATATATCACAGCAGATTAGTCCAACAAAAAAAATCACACCAAAGGAGCTTCTAAAATATTGTAAACAAACAAATTCAATAGGAGTTGCATACACATACACTGAACCGATTATCTGGTATGAATTTATTTATGATTCTGCAAAATTATTACACGAAAATGGGAAAGTAGCTGTTTTAGTAACAAATGGCACAATAAATGAAAAGCCTTTGAAAGAAATACTTCCACTTATTGATGCGATGAACATTGACCTGAAAGCCTTTACTGATGAGTTCTACAAAAAATATTGTTCAGGATTTCTTGAAACGGTTAAGAATACAATTAGAATTTCATCTCAATGTATCGGGACTCATATTGAAATTACTGACCTTATAATTCCTGATTTGAATGATAGCAAAGAAGAGATTCAAAATTTAGTTGATTTCATTGCTGATATTGATAATGAAATTCCTTTACATTTTTCCAGATATTTTCCTGCATATAAGTTAAATAAACCTCTGACTCCTGCAAGCACTCTGCAATCTGCTTATGAGATTGCAAAAAAGAAGTTGAAATATGTATATGTGGGAAACATCAATCTAACAAATACCAGCGATACATTTTGTCCAAATTGCGGAGAACTTTTGATTAAAAGAGGTGGTTTTTATTCTGAGACTGTAAATGTGAATGATGAAAATCGTTGTAAAAATTGCAATTATTTAATAAAAGGAGTCCATCTTTTTGATTAA